One genomic segment of Bradyrhizobium prioriisuperbiae includes these proteins:
- a CDS encoding AMP-binding protein gives MPFEVDLNNVIPALRAGGDNYIEFYEPGGVLRKTISEISIDVITAERSLDFLALPPRARIGITGATNYQWLVTDLACLAKGNITIPFDPDVTWDRHRITEQLQLDALFTDRPEYIQGNHRAHTFASICGDDIQQTETSVPAFWDADEPFTATFTSGTTGSPKGILVKKRCFDDQFVNAVQMFSVDENDKMLVFLPFHIYLERCFVYLAILRGFNVVCAPPRFIPKVLRTAGFTFSVGVPQFFSSLRDLFLAQARENGRLRLLFELRMLAHRFGLGGLLRRPFPPFQRMLGGRARFFLTGSASCPLDVLAFFRDAGIPLYEGYGMSEIAGLIALNYPGNVRLGTVGKLFPNKELKFTADNQILVRGPNVANSQYWLADEQENASTFLPDGWVATGDVGHIDRDGYLTLDGRVKDVIVLSTGQKVQPAPIEAQLNQIVGVDNSVVLGTARPYLVALIAAKRDQLDEHAIEERIRRINETRPDSERVKRFRILNDTFSAENGLLNASLKLDRKRVVSTYTNLIQQLYET, from the coding sequence ATGCCCTTTGAGGTCGACCTGAACAACGTGATCCCCGCCCTTCGCGCGGGCGGAGATAACTACATTGAGTTCTATGAACCGGGCGGCGTTCTTCGGAAAACAATTAGCGAGATCAGCATCGACGTCATAACGGCGGAACGCTCGCTCGATTTTCTTGCCCTACCTCCGCGAGCTCGTATCGGAATTACCGGTGCGACCAATTACCAGTGGCTGGTCACCGACCTAGCATGTCTTGCCAAAGGTAATATCACGATTCCTTTCGATCCGGACGTCACCTGGGATCGCCATCGGATAACGGAGCAACTCCAGCTAGACGCACTGTTCACTGATCGCCCCGAATATATTCAAGGCAATCATCGCGCGCACACTTTCGCAAGCATTTGCGGGGACGACATCCAGCAAACGGAGACCTCCGTGCCTGCGTTCTGGGATGCTGACGAACCATTCACGGCTACATTTACATCTGGGACAACCGGAAGCCCAAAGGGAATTCTCGTCAAAAAGCGATGTTTTGATGATCAGTTTGTCAATGCAGTGCAGATGTTTTCGGTCGATGAGAATGACAAAATGCTCGTGTTCTTGCCATTCCACATCTACCTAGAGAGATGTTTCGTCTATCTTGCGATTCTACGCGGTTTTAATGTCGTTTGTGCGCCGCCGCGCTTTATCCCAAAGGTACTGAGAACCGCTGGTTTCACATTCTCGGTTGGCGTTCCACAATTCTTCTCCAGCCTGCGAGATCTGTTCCTCGCCCAGGCAAGAGAGAATGGACGACTTCGTCTTCTCTTCGAACTGCGTATGCTCGCCCATCGCTTCGGACTTGGCGGACTTTTAAGGAGGCCTTTTCCCCCTTTCCAAAGGATGTTGGGAGGACGTGCACGTTTCTTTCTCACGGGGTCGGCATCATGTCCACTTGATGTACTGGCGTTTTTTCGCGACGCTGGAATCCCGCTCTACGAGGGGTACGGTATGAGCGAGATCGCTGGGCTGATAGCTCTGAATTATCCCGGAAACGTCAGGCTAGGAACTGTCGGAAAGCTTTTTCCAAACAAAGAGCTCAAGTTCACGGCTGACAATCAAATACTGGTTCGCGGGCCGAACGTAGCAAATTCACAATATTGGCTCGCAGACGAACAAGAGAACGCAAGCACATTTCTGCCGGACGGATGGGTCGCTACCGGAGATGTCGGCCATATCGATCGTGACGGTTACCTGACACTCGACGGCAGGGTCAAGGACGTCATCGTCCTCTCTACTGGTCAGAAGGTGCAACCCGCTCCGATAGAGGCTCAGCTCAACCAAATCGTCGGTGTGGACAATAGTGTAGTACTCGGTACCGCAAGGCCCTACTTGGTCGCACTCATCGCAGCAAAGAGAGACCAACTTGACGAGCACGCAATTGAAGAGCGAATTCGGCGGATCAACGAAACAAGACCAGACAGCGAACGGGTTAAGCGATTCCGGATTCTAAATGATACATTTAGCGCCGAAAACGGCTTGCTAAATGCCTCGCTGAAGCTCGATCGAAAAAGAGTTGTGTCAACGTATACAAATCTCATACAGCAGTTGTATGAAACATGA
- a CDS encoding SDR family NAD(P)-dependent oxidoreductase: MANKKRAVLVTGGSRGLGLAIVRDLLLAGYCVAACSRNRSPELVGLETEFSEERFLWTECEIGLPNSENRAVSQFFEWASIATPYGLVNNAGIAAEGILATFPTADLERVIQVNLLGALRVARLMTRSFLHSRTEGRIINISSIIGSRGYSGLAAYSASKAGIDGLTRSLAREVGPRKITVNSIAPGYLVTEMSDNLSSSQRSQIERRTPIGRLGNVSDVTPVVRFLLSDEAQFMTGQTLTVDGGLTC, translated from the coding sequence ATGGCTAACAAAAAGCGCGCAGTACTAGTGACCGGTGGAAGCCGCGGGCTTGGATTGGCGATCGTTCGTGACCTCCTTCTCGCTGGATACTGCGTGGCCGCGTGTAGCAGAAATCGTTCTCCCGAACTGGTGGGGCTGGAAACCGAGTTCTCGGAAGAACGTTTCCTCTGGACGGAGTGCGAGATCGGGCTACCTAATTCAGAAAATCGAGCCGTTTCGCAGTTTTTCGAGTGGGCGTCTATTGCGACGCCCTATGGCTTGGTAAACAACGCTGGGATAGCCGCCGAGGGAATCTTAGCGACATTCCCGACGGCAGACCTAGAGCGTGTAATTCAGGTCAATCTGCTTGGCGCGTTGAGAGTAGCACGATTAATGACCAGAAGCTTTTTGCATTCCCGTACGGAGGGTAGAATCATCAACATCTCGTCGATCATTGGATCAAGAGGATATTCGGGCTTGGCCGCGTACTCGGCATCTAAAGCTGGAATAGACGGCTTGACGCGATCCCTTGCCCGTGAGGTGGGTCCGCGGAAGATTACGGTCAATTCGATTGCGCCTGGCTACCTGGTTACTGAAATGTCTGATAATTTGTCGTCATCACAGCGTTCTCAGATCGAGCGACGAACACCGATCGGCCGGCTCGGCAACGTTAGTGATGTTACGCCAGTTGTCCGCTTTTTGCTTAGCGATGAGGCGCAGTTCATGACAGGTCAGACATTGACGGTAGACGGTGGATTGACTTGTTAG
- a CDS encoding class I adenylate-forming enzyme family protein, whose protein sequence is MLRHSRELAEICLKLKIGRLAVVGHDPISLSIALVALHQIGGEVLVHRGQLPSGRGLVDELKDLGVNGWFDGERVHSTQSGSRAPSTFGLLIPTSGTTGTPKWVTHSLEALLSSAEVKSSTLAGSKFLMSFHVATFAGIQFLLSAMTAGAELCYTEQNSISSLADFAHRFPPNVISGTPSFWRAFLLAMGKEAALLPLRNVTLGGEIVDQNILDALRSRYPETRIRHIYATTEFGALAPVDDGKAGLPADWLERKDMEFQIAIVDGHLYVGGKRASQHCAKDTAGHLSEGIVLADTGDLVELRDERILFKGRADSMINVGGHKINPEEVELALLDVPGVLDAFVYAHPSALLGSVVVADLMLDSTVDRPTFRELALRNLSKTLPRHKLPVRFNEVTSVDRSVAGKLRRVKMHHG, encoded by the coding sequence ATGCTTCGCCACAGCCGTGAATTGGCCGAAATCTGCCTGAAGCTTAAGATTGGACGGCTCGCTGTGGTTGGCCATGATCCAATATCACTATCGATTGCCCTCGTTGCGTTGCACCAGATCGGTGGAGAGGTTTTGGTTCATCGTGGACAACTGCCTTCTGGTCGTGGGCTAGTCGACGAATTGAAGGATTTAGGAGTTAACGGCTGGTTTGATGGAGAGAGGGTGCACAGCACGCAGAGCGGAAGTCGAGCGCCAAGTACGTTTGGGCTTCTGATTCCAACGTCGGGCACCACAGGCACTCCAAAATGGGTCACGCATTCACTTGAGGCACTTCTCAGTTCAGCAGAAGTAAAGTCGTCGACGTTAGCCGGCTCCAAATTCTTGATGTCATTTCATGTTGCGACCTTTGCGGGGATTCAGTTTCTGCTCTCGGCAATGACTGCGGGAGCGGAGCTTTGCTATACTGAACAGAATAGTATCTCGTCGCTGGCTGATTTTGCGCACCGCTTTCCTCCAAATGTGATCAGCGGAACACCGAGCTTCTGGCGCGCGTTCTTGCTCGCGATGGGGAAGGAGGCAGCGCTTCTTCCGCTACGCAACGTTACCCTTGGAGGTGAGATTGTTGACCAAAATATATTAGATGCTCTTCGCTCTAGATATCCCGAGACGCGTATCCGTCATATTTATGCGACAACAGAGTTTGGAGCGCTTGCTCCTGTGGATGATGGAAAGGCAGGTCTGCCGGCAGACTGGCTTGAGCGCAAGGATATGGAATTCCAAATCGCCATAGTTGATGGCCATCTGTACGTTGGAGGAAAGCGCGCGAGCCAGCATTGTGCGAAGGACACGGCGGGCCATTTGTCGGAAGGAATTGTGCTTGCCGATACCGGGGATCTAGTTGAACTTCGTGATGAGAGGATCTTATTCAAGGGGCGTGCAGATAGCATGATCAACGTCGGTGGACACAAGATAAATCCAGAAGAAGTTGAATTGGCGTTGCTGGATGTGCCAGGTGTGTTGGACGCCTTCGTTTATGCACACCCGAGCGCGCTCCTCGGATCAGTGGTCGTAGCCGACTTGATGTTGGATAGTACAGTTGATCGACCGACGTTTCGAGAGTTGGCGCTAAGAAATTTAAGTAAAACTCTACCACGTCACAAGCTACCGGTACGTTTCAATGAAGTCACATCGGTAGATCGCAGTGTTGCGGGTAAGCTGCGCCGGGTGAAGATGCATCATGGCTAA
- a CDS encoding amidohydrolase family protein, with protein sequence MIIDAHAHVADLSLFPTHFLNGMMEVLRQRALDEQGVTLQTTLLERIAKHQLSDPECTKLLSEMKIARIDKTVLLIADFGFGEEDSGSSLKSLYHQYSKVLQANPDKFVVFGGTDPRRGQWAVDLFEHGITQLGFRGLKLYPPCGYDLDDPSLDPYYELCRAHGIPVLAHTGPSLRSMQGDQRYPLSILRAADRFPSVKFILGHAAFQSFETNPSIAVQRRNVYLETSGFQRLLDSVEAIRNHLRTLFDTIPHQVVFGTDWPVFNIRATQRDWVLFFENLNVLSRAEKERFFYLNAQEALGH encoded by the coding sequence ATGATCATAGATGCTCATGCGCACGTCGCCGACCTCTCGTTGTTCCCAACGCATTTTCTGAATGGCATGATGGAGGTTTTGCGACAGCGGGCCCTCGACGAGCAGGGGGTTACGTTGCAAACAACTCTGTTGGAGCGGATCGCCAAGCATCAACTTAGCGATCCTGAGTGCACAAAACTACTTTCGGAAATGAAAATTGCGCGAATAGATAAGACTGTTTTGCTCATTGCTGATTTCGGCTTCGGCGAGGAAGATAGTGGGTCGTCCTTGAAAAGCCTCTACCATCAATACTCGAAGGTCCTTCAAGCCAATCCGGACAAATTTGTCGTCTTCGGCGGAACAGATCCGCGGCGAGGACAATGGGCCGTGGATCTGTTTGAACATGGAATTACACAATTAGGCTTTCGCGGCCTAAAGCTGTATCCCCCATGCGGATACGATCTCGACGATCCGTCTTTGGATCCATACTATGAGTTGTGCCGTGCGCACGGGATTCCTGTCCTGGCCCACACCGGCCCCTCCCTCAGATCGATGCAGGGAGATCAGCGATATCCCCTCTCGATCTTGCGAGCGGCTGATCGGTTTCCAAGCGTCAAGTTTATTTTGGGGCATGCAGCGTTCCAGAGCTTTGAAACGAACCCTTCGATCGCGGTGCAACGACGGAACGTGTATTTAGAAACCTCTGGATTCCAACGTCTCCTCGATAGTGTAGAAGCTATTCGCAATCACCTACGGACGCTTTTCGACACTATTCCACATCAGGTCGTCTTTGGCACCGATTGGCCCGTGTTCAACATCCGGGCAACGCAACGCGATTGGGTCTTATTTTTTGAGAACCTCAATGTTCTTAGTCGTGCCGAGAAAGAGCGCTTCTTTTATCTCAATGCTCAAGAGGCACTCGGTCACTAA